In the genome of Amaranthus tricolor cultivar Red isolate AtriRed21 chromosome 15, ASM2621246v1, whole genome shotgun sequence, one region contains:
- the LOC130801701 gene encoding protein ROH1: MWAAGADNQGNFLGRISIRRNQVASMEGEAEDLELFQRKICDCFSDLLPPSNTKKDNNHTPLLPPSLSLTTTTVDPPIDGDNDGDTTPFAGGETLLSIPWLRKLLDAFLCCEAEFKAVLLMGREPSQIAKSPLDRMIPDFLDRTVKAMDVCNAISHGVDAIKFMQSQAQIIVSALEQRPFTDGQIKRARRALAALQGSIVVDEKENNGKSTERSWSFGRRTGGAGASVKERHHAPNFSWSVAKHWSAAKQIQSISSNLYPPRGGESTGLALTVYIMSVVLVFVMWTLVAAIPCQDRAGLGTHIPVPKQLNWAHGMCGIQEKIAEEWKRKEKKGSAGLVKEVVKVEKLGQSLVEFADNFQYPMEEEKEAEFASQVSELAEICRRMDDGLSPLQVQIRELFHRLVKSRATMLDVLEQAAKSATPDV, translated from the exons ATGTGGGCAGCAGGGGCTGATAATCAAGGCAACTTCCTTGGCCGGATTAGCATCCGTCGAAACCAAGTCGCTTCCATGGAAGGAGAAGCTGAAGATTTAGAGCtttttcaaagaaaaatttGTGATTGTTTTTCTGATCTTTTACCTCCTTCTAATACTAAAAAAGATAACAATCATACACCTCTCTTACCGCCGTCTCTTTCTCTCACCACCACGACCGTTGATCCTCCTATTGACGGCGATAACGACGGAGATACCACCCCTTTTGCTGGTGGTGAGACCCTCCTTTCGATTCCTTGGCTTAGGAAGCTTTTAGATGCATTTTTATGTTGCGAGGCGGAGTTTAAGGCTGTTCTTTTAATGGGAAGAGAACCTTCTCAGATTGCGAAATCACCGCTTGATCGTATGATTCCTGATTTTTTGGATAGAACTGTTAAAGCTATGGATGTTTGTAATGCAATTAGTCATGGTGTTGATGCTATTAAATTTATGCAATCTCAAGCTCAAATCATTGTTTCTGCTTTGGAACAAAGGCCCTTCACTGATGGTCAG ATAAAGAGGGCTAGAAGAGCATTAGCAGCATTACAGGGTTCAATTGTGGTGGATGAGAAGGAAAACAACGGTAAATCAACGGAACGATCATGGTCCTTTGGAAGACGTACAGGCGGCGCCGGCGCGTCAGTCAAGGAACGCCATCACGCGCCGAATTTCTCATGGAGCGTGGCGAAGCATTGGTCAGCCGCAAAGCAAATTCAATCCATCTCCTCCAATCTATACCCGCCACGTGGTGGAGAGTCAACCGGTTTAGCCCTTACAGTGTATATCATGAGCGTGGTCCTTGTTTTTGTAATGTGGACACTAGTAGCTGCAATTCCATGTCAGGACAGGGCCGGGCTTGGGACCCATATCCCTGTACCAAAGCAATTAAATTGGGCCCATGGGATGTGTGGGATTCAGGAAAAGATAGCTGAGGAatggaaaagaaaggaaaagaaagggTCAGCTGGACTAGTGAAAGAAGTGGTGAAGGTTGAGAAATTGGGCCAATCATTGGTGGAGTTTGCAGACAATTTTCAATACCCGATGGAGGAAGAGAAGGAGGCGGAATTTGCATCTCAGGTGTCAGAATTGGCGGAGATATGCCGGAGAATGGATGATGGGCTGAGCCCGTTACAAGTACAGATTAGGGAGTTGTTCCATAGACTTGTAAAAAGTCGTGCTACAATGCTTGATGTCCTCGAACAAGCCGCCAAGTCAGCAACTCCTGATGTATAA